From the genome of Muricauda sp. SCSIO 64092, one region includes:
- a CDS encoding recombinase family protein, whose translation MNEYDPNNPIYDFHFKYGAYTRKSSEAEERQIQSIERQNDDLIEIIEKHDLDVYGEIIEETKSAFYRGREKFDELVALTEKGVVNAWLCWHPNRLSRNAVDSGIIIDLMDRGKLHHIRTPSRTYFNTPSDKLFLQVELILSKKDSDDKSVFVKSGLKKRYKKGLPTGKTPIGFLNDKTKEKGDRGWLVDKDRLKKVGYILARFLKGRDSITTITDYARNELKLTTVPLKNIGGKLISRSMMELLLKNPIYAGFFYSKDETTEGRTERVLDESLPRLITVEQHKKILQILSKRSYQKVQEHEATYNHIIVGEDNQRIGADFKFQLICDCKHKFAYRARDRCPKCNLLISQMKNPTYLSYTYYYNIQRRKTKETKAKCIEEKRVNEYLADYIRNNFSLSEDLCNWGKKHIAELRDKSIQEHSERKKTYTKELQRLAEEKSELRKMYLRKLISEEEFISDNKEINMKEEEIRTKNGAFENYFEELESLFNLSVEFEDIILNGSLEEKKRVLQEFGSNLLWNEEKLEIIRSKWLTVFEKSRKHILAKNRQFEPEKSVEKKGSNADLRPLCPVLLSYLDELRTYLMQVKNKCSPQGKSSTS comes from the coding sequence ATGAATGAATATGACCCAAACAATCCTATATACGATTTCCATTTTAAATATGGTGCCTATACGAGAAAAAGCTCTGAAGCTGAGGAACGTCAGATTCAGAGCATTGAGCGACAAAATGATGACCTTATTGAAATTATTGAAAAACATGATCTGGACGTTTACGGTGAGATTATCGAAGAAACCAAGTCGGCTTTTTATCGAGGGCGAGAGAAATTTGATGAACTCGTTGCATTGACCGAGAAAGGAGTGGTGAATGCCTGGCTGTGCTGGCATCCCAATCGGCTCTCTCGAAATGCCGTAGACTCGGGAATTATCATCGATCTGATGGATCGCGGAAAGCTCCATCATATACGAACTCCCAGTCGTACCTATTTCAATACGCCGTCAGACAAACTCTTCCTTCAGGTTGAGTTGATCCTCAGCAAGAAAGATTCGGATGATAAGAGTGTGTTTGTAAAGAGCGGACTTAAAAAGCGGTACAAAAAAGGCTTGCCCACAGGGAAAACACCTATAGGGTTCCTCAATGACAAGACCAAGGAGAAGGGCGACCGGGGGTGGCTTGTGGATAAGGATCGGTTGAAAAAAGTTGGGTACATCCTTGCACGGTTTCTCAAAGGACGGGACTCGATAACGACCATTACCGATTACGCAAGGAATGAACTTAAACTTACCACCGTGCCACTAAAAAATATTGGGGGAAAGCTGATCAGCCGCTCAATGATGGAGTTACTCTTGAAGAACCCGATCTATGCCGGATTTTTCTATTCCAAGGATGAAACAACGGAAGGGCGTACCGAACGTGTACTGGATGAATCGTTGCCACGGCTTATTACCGTCGAACAACACAAGAAAATCCTTCAAATACTGAGTAAACGCAGTTACCAGAAAGTACAGGAGCATGAAGCTACCTACAACCACATTATCGTTGGCGAGGATAACCAGCGCATAGGGGCAGACTTTAAGTTTCAACTTATCTGTGACTGTAAGCATAAGTTTGCGTACAGGGCTAGAGATCGGTGTCCCAAATGTAACCTCCTGATCAGTCAGATGAAGAACCCGACCTACCTGTCATATACCTATTACTACAATATACAACGGCGAAAGACCAAGGAAACGAAAGCCAAGTGTATTGAGGAGAAGCGGGTCAATGAGTACCTCGCCGACTACATCAGAAATAACTTTTCACTGAGTGAAGACTTGTGTAATTGGGGAAAGAAACACATTGCGGAACTCAGGGATAAATCAATCCAGGAACACAGCGAACGTAAAAAAACCTATACGAAAGAACTTCAAAGGCTTGCTGAAGAAAAATCCGAGCTACGAAAGATGTATCTAAGGAAATTGATCTCGGAAGAAGAATTTATCTCTGATAATAAGGAAATCAATATGAAAGAGGAGGAGATTAGAACCAAGAATGGAGCGTTTGAAAACTACTTTGAAGAGTTGGAATCATTGTTCAATCTATCCGTTGAATTTGAAGATATTATCCTAAATGGAAGCCTTGAAGAGAAAAAACGTGTCCTTCAGGAATTTGGTTCGAACCTACTCTGGAACGAGGAAAAACTTGAAATTATAAGGTCGAAATGGTTAACGGTGTTCGAAAAATCCCGAAAACATATATTAGCAAAAAACAGGCAGTTCGAACCTGAAAAAAGTGTTGAAAAAAAAGGCTCAAATGCCGATTTGAGACCTCTCTGTCCAGTGTTGCTCTCATATTTGGATGAGCTTCGAACCTACTTAATGCAAGTTAAAAATAAGTGTTCACCTCAAGGAAAGTCTTCTACTAGTTGA
- a CDS encoding JAB domain-containing protein: MKTALPSTELLGSSKIQIQYQRPHVNEMHHISCAEDANEVLRKYIDPAQLDVRECFWVILLTASNRVLGISEVAKGSTLGVQMNPKYIFQLALLTNAVYLIISHTHPSGNLTISRQDIELTKNIKRAARLMEMTLLDHIIITSESFVSFAQEGEL; encoded by the coding sequence ATGAAAACAGCACTACCAAGTACCGAGCTACTTGGTAGCTCGAAAATTCAAATCCAGTACCAACGACCGCATGTAAACGAAATGCACCACATCTCATGTGCCGAGGATGCAAACGAAGTGTTACGAAAGTATATCGATCCCGCACAACTGGATGTACGGGAATGCTTTTGGGTGATATTGCTTACGGCATCCAATCGGGTATTGGGAATTTCAGAAGTTGCCAAAGGCTCGACCCTTGGAGTACAGATGAACCCCAAATACATTTTCCAATTGGCATTGCTGACCAATGCGGTATACCTGATCATTTCACATACACACCCCAGTGGGAATTTGACCATCTCCCGTCAAGACATTGAACTGACCAAGAACATCAAAAGAGCCGCCAGGCTCATGGAGATGACCTTGCTCGACCATATCATTATTACCTCAGAGTCCTTTGTCTCGTTTGCACAAGAAGGAGAACTCTAA
- a CDS encoding type IV secretory system conjugative DNA transfer family protein: MSASNNNVTYFAKTNFRDDRRYFGLLQKDRLYHFYALGMTGSGKTTLLHKKIMSDIHRQEDKVGLLVVDVHGDLIANVLRDVPDYRKSDLIHLDARDPHSQLGYNPLRRVSYEKRALVASNILEVFQRVWGNQGWGVKVSHLLRYIILTLLDQKSSVFSDVLRLLSDADFRNCCVKHIVNPDVKRFWEQEFPNYSSKTDLIPIYNKIGGLLSYPSVKRILIENQQQISLRRIMDQKKILLLNLSKGAIGSEASYILGSLLLTSLASSAFSRIDTPEHERTPFFVYLDEFQNYTNLSLVELLSELRKFKVSMIMAHQYVSQLDPKIRDAVLGNVGSIACFRLGYDSARIMEKIFHPVFSASDFMNLANYDMYLKLMIYGTPSQPFSATTVPHHS, translated from the coding sequence GTGTCAGCTTCAAACAACAACGTAACATACTTCGCCAAGACCAACTTTCGAGACGACCGCAGGTACTTTGGACTGTTGCAGAAAGACCGTCTATACCATTTCTATGCATTGGGAATGACCGGATCGGGCAAGACAACCCTTCTTCATAAAAAAATAATGTCGGACATCCATCGACAGGAGGATAAGGTCGGACTGCTTGTGGTTGACGTACATGGAGACCTCATAGCAAACGTACTCAGAGATGTTCCGGATTATCGAAAAAGCGACCTTATCCATCTTGATGCACGTGATCCTCATTCGCAATTGGGATACAACCCACTGAGGCGCGTATCGTATGAGAAACGTGCGCTTGTTGCCTCAAATATTCTTGAAGTGTTCCAGCGGGTATGGGGAAACCAAGGCTGGGGCGTTAAGGTTTCCCATCTCCTTCGGTATATTATCCTGACCCTCCTTGATCAAAAATCAAGCGTGTTCTCTGACGTGCTGCGATTGTTAAGTGATGCTGATTTTCGCAACTGCTGTGTAAAGCATATCGTCAATCCCGATGTGAAGCGGTTTTGGGAACAGGAGTTTCCAAACTACAGCAGTAAGACCGACCTCATCCCTATTTACAACAAGATTGGCGGACTGTTGTCATACCCATCCGTGAAGCGCATCTTGATTGAAAACCAACAGCAAATCTCACTTCGTCGTATCATGGACCAAAAGAAGATTCTTCTTCTGAACCTGTCTAAAGGGGCTATCGGAAGCGAGGCATCGTACATCCTGGGATCGCTTCTTCTGACCTCACTTGCTTCATCTGCCTTCTCACGAATTGATACGCCTGAACACGAGCGCACCCCGTTCTTTGTGTACCTTGACGAGTTCCAGAACTACACGAACCTGTCGCTTGTTGAATTGCTGTCAGAATTAAGGAAATTTAAGGTTTCAATGATTATGGCACACCAGTACGTATCACAGCTTGATCCTAAGATACGAGATGCCGTTTTAGGAAACGTTGGGAGTATCGCCTGCTTTCGCCTCGGGTATGACAGTGCACGCATAATGGAGAAAATCTTCCATCCTGTCTTTTCCGCTTCCGACTTTATGAACTTGGCGAACTACGACATGTACCTCAAGCTCATGATCTATGGAACACCATCACAACCATTCTCAGCAACCACCGTTCCACATCATTCTTAG
- a CDS encoding DUF3892 domain-containing protein, which yields MTKIIGNNDGENGRNETYKIGSRKKVPRSVTVKEVEQGKHSGVHIVKINGRKYVRDNPDPSKKDNVNRTKKR from the coding sequence GTGACAAAGATAATCGGCAACAATGATGGTGAGAACGGTAGAAATGAGACCTACAAAATTGGTTCTCGTAAGAAAGTTCCACGTTCAGTAACCGTAAAGGAAGTTGAACAAGGAAAGCACTCAGGTGTGCACATTGTGAAGATAAATGGTCGTAAATATGTTCGTGACAATCCTGACCCTTCAAAGAAGGATAATGTCAATCGCACCAAAAAGAGGTAA
- a CDS encoding DNA adenine methylase: MPKTPISYYGGKINMLKEILPRIPKHRIYTEAFFGGGAVFFAKEPSEAEIINDINGMVVNFFEVVKTDFNWLKNQIEATLFARETYSKAWLIYKTPSLVEDKRLRAWACYVACNMGFANKPGSWGYDKYNKRVKTFRNKTMRFDESIVKRLEFVQIENNDACKVIESRDTKETFHYVDPPYINTYQGDYCGYTECDYRNLLDTLSNIKGTFLLSSYPSEILDEYVAKNGWYSIRFEKSLSARKVEAGASRTHKKVEVLTANYPLDKDD; the protein is encoded by the coding sequence ATGCCCAAGACCCCCATTTCCTATTACGGAGGAAAAATCAATATGCTTAAAGAAATACTCCCTCGCATCCCCAAACACCGTATCTATACGGAAGCGTTCTTCGGGGGCGGGGCGGTCTTCTTTGCCAAAGAACCCTCCGAGGCGGAGATCATCAACGATATCAACGGTATGGTGGTGAACTTCTTTGAGGTGGTCAAGACTGACTTCAACTGGCTTAAAAACCAGATTGAAGCAACACTCTTTGCGCGGGAAACCTACTCAAAGGCGTGGCTCATTTACAAAACACCCTCGTTGGTGGAGGACAAACGCTTACGAGCGTGGGCGTGCTATGTCGCGTGTAATATGGGCTTCGCAAACAAGCCCGGATCATGGGGCTACGACAAGTACAACAAACGTGTAAAGACCTTTCGGAACAAGACCATGCGATTTGACGAGTCCATTGTAAAGCGATTGGAGTTCGTACAGATTGAAAACAACGATGCCTGCAAGGTCATTGAGAGCCGTGATACCAAAGAGACCTTTCACTATGTAGATCCCCCGTACATCAATACTTACCAGGGAGACTACTGTGGATATACCGAATGTGATTACCGGAATCTTCTTGATACGCTCTCCAACATTAAGGGAACGTTTCTCTTGAGTTCGTACCCATCTGAGATTTTGGATGAGTATGTAGCAAAAAATGGTTGGTACAGCATCCGCTTTGAGAAGTCGCTATCAGCCCGAAAGGTAGAGGCAGGAGCCTCACGAACCCACAAGAAGGTAGAAGTCTTAACCGCCAATTACCCGCTTGACAAAGACGATTAG
- a CDS encoding AbiV family abortive infection protein: METNQEKFTNYELFVVTIFQNATQKLLAAIELSSTRYSYNEAFFLAIIAQEELAKLIILPIANELDTLENVLTNRQGAFYKHPVKQKIFTNFGLQNRSHQDIEKLKQGYLYVGSSEQGKPEFSIAKPDQVRAEIKHTCLFMVNQFSNIIEEKDFSKLTKKGATYFMEIVKSAISERMSEVDMSIKDDSKEISDLEQTDKERMIMNRLIMNPYQLIRMLKAVFKEDYKEHLSNLGYYSIETFEDYLAKIELD, from the coding sequence ATGGAGACTAACCAGGAAAAGTTTACCAATTACGAACTTTTTGTAGTTACAATTTTTCAAAATGCTACCCAAAAACTGTTAGCTGCAATTGAGCTTTCAAGTACTAGATATTCTTACAACGAAGCTTTTTTTCTTGCTATCATTGCGCAAGAAGAACTGGCAAAACTTATAATCTTACCTATTGCTAACGAGCTTGATACGCTTGAAAATGTTTTGACAAATCGGCAAGGCGCTTTTTATAAACACCCGGTAAAACAAAAGATTTTCACAAACTTTGGTTTGCAAAACCGGTCTCATCAGGATATTGAGAAACTAAAACAAGGTTACTTGTATGTAGGGAGCAGTGAACAAGGCAAGCCAGAGTTTAGTATTGCAAAACCAGATCAGGTAAGAGCAGAGATAAAACATACTTGTCTGTTTATGGTAAATCAGTTTAGTAACATAATTGAGGAAAAGGACTTTTCAAAGCTAACTAAAAAGGGAGCCACCTATTTTATGGAGATAGTGAAAAGTGCAATATCAGAAAGGATGTCCGAGGTTGATATGTCAATCAAAGACGACTCAAAAGAAATCTCAGACTTAGAACAGACAGACAAAGAAAGAATGATAATGAATAGATTGATTATGAACCCATACCAATTGATTAGAATGCTTAAGGCGGTTTTCAAAGAAGACTACAAAGAACATTTGAGCAATTTAGGTTATTACTCAATTGAAACATTTGAAGACTATCTTGCAAAGATTGAACTGGACTAA